From the genome of Leptospira yasudae, one region includes:
- a CDS encoding LIC_10091 family lipoprotein has protein sequence MFNFSNLRIYSFLTFLVLGFSFCSGSEKIKETQNRSALSEQDLVSKLEILKETPQETLVPTKWDVGDTTVSNEDRLDLLIPHVQNVGNAYVGVGSEQNLTIAAWAKSDFIYLMDFTQIVVHANTITILFLKKGEKKEDFIRLWGKEGEKEALELIQTSLTDPEVYKKVYKQASPFIRKRHRTNLMLSKKYDYKMFQTDDEQYAYIRKLAVEGRILPVRGNLLGNTTLTGIGNTLKKVGHKVGIIYFSNAEEYFAYPQEFKNSISNLPVDDKSLVVRTISVRRDLFPWSPGSEISTDRGFHYCVQKISNFQKWLASNKPGLRSLQVMVEGGTVDKKNGITVVDKEPAVTPAPTSTTPSNQTKTNASTPTAQ, from the coding sequence ATGTTCAATTTTTCTAATTTAAGAATTTATTCTTTTCTTACGTTCTTGGTTCTCGGTTTTTCCTTTTGCTCCGGCTCGGAAAAGATCAAGGAAACCCAAAACCGTTCCGCGTTGAGCGAACAGGATCTCGTTTCCAAACTTGAAATTCTCAAAGAAACCCCGCAAGAAACCCTCGTTCCCACCAAATGGGACGTAGGCGACACGACCGTTTCCAACGAAGACCGTCTGGACCTTCTGATTCCTCACGTTCAAAACGTGGGCAACGCGTATGTCGGAGTCGGATCGGAACAGAATCTTACGATCGCGGCTTGGGCGAAATCGGATTTCATTTATCTCATGGACTTTACGCAGATCGTGGTTCACGCGAATACGATCACGATTCTCTTTTTGAAAAAGGGAGAAAAGAAAGAGGATTTTATCCGTCTCTGGGGAAAGGAAGGAGAAAAGGAAGCTCTCGAACTGATTCAGACTTCTTTGACCGATCCCGAAGTGTACAAGAAGGTTTACAAACAAGCTTCTCCGTTTATCCGAAAACGTCATAGAACCAACTTGATGCTTTCCAAAAAATACGATTACAAGATGTTTCAAACCGACGACGAGCAATACGCTTACATCCGCAAACTCGCGGTCGAGGGAAGAATTCTTCCGGTTCGCGGAAACCTTCTCGGAAATACTACGTTAACCGGAATCGGAAACACGTTGAAAAAAGTCGGACACAAAGTGGGAATCATCTATTTCAGCAACGCGGAAGAATACTTCGCATATCCTCAGGAATTTAAGAATTCCATTTCGAATCTTCCGGTCGACGACAAATCCCTTGTGGTCAGAACGATCTCGGTGCGCAGGGATTTGTTTCCTTGGTCTCCCGGTTCCGAAATTTCGACGGACAGAGGATTTCATTATTGCGTTCAGAAGATTTCCAATTTTCAAAAATGGCTGGCGAGCAACAAACCGGGACTGCGTTCTCTGCAAGTCATGGTGGAAGGCGGAACCGTGGATAAGAAGAACGGAATCACCGTCGTAGACAAGGAACCGGCCGTAACTCCGGCGCCTACCTCCACGACTCCGTCAAACCAAACAAAGACAAATGCTTCCACGCCAACTGCACAATAA
- a CDS encoding DUF4132 domain-containing protein yields the protein MIRNFIYQKGRSEKFWTIEVSSDSKSLTTVQGVRHGDSKSQTESFASEEHCQKKAESSIQSKLKEGYEEVPIGIKNVNPFDLKIVADAKKYKSEKSKIDVNQSVDMMNEILGLEFLKDLEIYNVLEIPDRLGDLKNLTDFEIRESKNLKSIPQSLGQLTGLTRLTIERTSIETLPDSIGNLSNLTNLYVQHNEKLKGLPAALGSLKSLELLWASYNREGEDKKGKRPLEISNAIGNLAKLEELNLCSNGLSDLPKELGNLKNLTELELNFNVFQKIPECVFEMENLEVLQMIYCPIREIPKDFVKLETLSRLELEGHEIKNVPEEILDEGVESIREFLSDSGKKESKSFVSNSEELKKSLEEHKDSLDKFYRAVKDKMYQESTRKKFAELQAYLSGEIDEVPKAVKDDLYYFQSITNVLAPFRNWSAVDHRILAYITQGAWSFDKNNKGFFETFYHWLGKEAASHPEDKTLFADVLNSLRGHGLEEGKLLVERKHKIDDYVFTADQTITSIGRYVLEHANELIPDLLKEGFPSEFVELFVREDFKKIEPYLEEITKVKEYDGSDGKKHVPYSTIRILSKAKPSLMEPIVLDRIEAIDCISCKAELMHDLYEAMPEKYSDKAIDSAKQTLVYISKKKNTNLDRGYRFSWSLADGRRYEDNTPEYIEWLLQKFGSQLQTEIFQYVENTKVLDLKVTAVAAKYLGQNAIDIAGEALDMTIKNDDIAGHFRQAFNILSNLDYSKYYDKTWEIAKSEYKKVSETACLALSKLPEDVVLPKAFELLNEKSAHVREAAALVLSLLNTPKAIQGLKPLIEKEKNDDVRNIALKAMLKSPATLTIQEAKQRISVAKTLGKLDKPLAKWLDESKLPPLSWKDKKALSAEEVRYLFYRQKTVSAVEIDLELRDIIEHIDRAGCEKFSQSLLALIQKNGGFKAPNRFAITVLGIFGTDSIVPALETVAKKEMNLNACSCLGLMHTMTAAGALDRILQTFRTKYPNVREAAAQAFESIAEKMSLTSYELQDKIMPDLGFTDLSKKIKISKVEYMQRISPELKFVYQNSDGKEVKTPKMNEAEKKQNKEQAAILKDAVKQFGINLEYYLVVQRKWACADWKDFFLKNPIANAYARNFIWVQTLKQGAKRFYVSEARTLDQNDRTFELDPNAKIHLLHPLSLDEAERTLWTSKLKEKKIDPPIVQLDRETHSVEPDEKKKTISRRFEEKSMVGITFKNRAEKFGWRRGSVVDAGEVSSYRKLFPNENVEVYLKLQGLNVQNYDFEEPVTFKEFFFVKHGSIATGSYVYDEPRNEEDHRLIPFEEVDPIVYSETLYDLNRILQSKNEE from the coding sequence ATGATTCGTAATTTTATCTATCAAAAGGGAAGATCGGAAAAATTTTGGACGATCGAAGTCTCTTCCGATTCCAAATCGCTGACGACGGTTCAAGGCGTTCGTCACGGCGATTCGAAATCGCAAACGGAATCTTTTGCATCGGAAGAACATTGTCAAAAGAAGGCGGAAAGTTCGATTCAATCCAAACTGAAGGAAGGCTACGAAGAGGTTCCGATCGGAATCAAAAACGTAAATCCTTTCGATTTAAAGATCGTCGCGGACGCCAAAAAATACAAAAGCGAGAAATCGAAAATCGACGTGAATCAATCCGTCGATATGATGAACGAAATTTTAGGATTGGAATTCCTAAAAGATTTAGAAATTTATAATGTTTTAGAAATTCCGGATCGTCTCGGCGACCTGAAAAATCTTACCGACTTTGAGATCCGCGAAAGTAAAAATCTCAAGTCGATTCCGCAATCCCTAGGGCAATTGACCGGATTGACCCGTTTGACGATCGAACGCACATCGATCGAAACCCTTCCCGATTCGATCGGAAATCTGAGTAATCTCACGAATTTATACGTTCAACACAACGAAAAATTAAAAGGACTTCCGGCTGCGCTCGGCTCGTTGAAATCCTTGGAGTTGTTGTGGGCTTCTTACAATCGGGAAGGCGAGGATAAAAAAGGGAAACGTCCATTAGAGATTTCGAATGCGATCGGGAATTTGGCAAAACTCGAAGAACTCAATCTTTGTTCGAACGGACTTTCCGATCTTCCGAAAGAACTAGGGAATCTTAAAAATTTGACCGAGTTGGAACTCAACTTCAACGTGTTTCAAAAAATTCCAGAATGCGTTTTTGAAATGGAGAATCTCGAAGTTCTTCAGATGATTTATTGTCCGATCCGAGAGATTCCGAAGGATTTCGTTAAACTCGAAACTCTTTCCCGTCTCGAATTGGAAGGTCACGAGATCAAAAACGTTCCCGAGGAAATTTTGGACGAAGGAGTGGAGTCCATTCGGGAATTCTTAAGTGATTCCGGAAAAAAAGAATCCAAGTCTTTCGTTTCCAATTCGGAGGAGTTGAAGAAAAGTCTGGAAGAACATAAGGATTCTTTGGATAAGTTTTACCGCGCGGTGAAGGACAAGATGTATCAGGAAAGCACGCGCAAGAAGTTCGCCGAACTGCAAGCGTATCTTTCGGGTGAAATCGACGAGGTTCCCAAAGCGGTCAAGGACGACCTCTATTACTTTCAATCGATCACGAACGTGTTGGCTCCGTTTCGAAATTGGTCCGCGGTGGATCATAGAATCCTCGCCTACATCACGCAAGGCGCTTGGTCCTTCGACAAAAACAACAAAGGATTTTTTGAAACGTTTTATCATTGGCTTGGAAAAGAAGCCGCGTCTCATCCCGAAGATAAGACCTTGTTTGCGGATGTTTTGAATTCCTTGCGGGGACACGGTTTGGAAGAAGGGAAACTTCTCGTGGAACGAAAACATAAGATCGACGATTACGTGTTTACCGCGGATCAAACGATCACTTCGATCGGACGATACGTTCTCGAACACGCAAACGAGCTGATACCGGATCTTTTGAAGGAAGGATTTCCTTCCGAGTTCGTCGAGCTGTTCGTGCGGGAAGACTTCAAAAAAATCGAACCCTATCTCGAAGAAATCACGAAGGTCAAGGAATACGATGGTTCGGACGGAAAAAAGCATGTTCCTTATTCCACGATTCGTATTCTTTCCAAAGCGAAGCCGAGCCTGATGGAACCGATCGTTCTCGATCGAATCGAGGCGATCGATTGTATTTCGTGCAAAGCGGAATTGATGCACGATCTTTATGAAGCGATGCCCGAAAAATATTCCGATAAAGCGATCGATTCCGCAAAACAGACGTTAGTTTATATTTCCAAAAAGAAGAATACGAATCTGGATCGAGGATATCGATTCTCCTGGTCGCTCGCGGATGGGCGCAGATACGAGGACAACACTCCGGAATACATAGAATGGCTTCTGCAAAAATTCGGCTCCCAACTGCAAACGGAGATTTTTCAATATGTGGAAAACACCAAGGTTCTCGATTTAAAAGTAACCGCCGTAGCCGCAAAGTATCTCGGACAGAACGCGATCGACATCGCCGGAGAAGCTTTGGACATGACGATTAAGAACGACGATATCGCGGGACATTTCAGACAGGCGTTCAACATTCTTTCCAATTTGGATTATTCCAAATACTACGATAAAACTTGGGAGATCGCAAAGAGCGAATATAAGAAGGTCAGCGAAACGGCTTGTCTTGCCTTGAGTAAATTGCCGGAAGACGTGGTTCTTCCCAAAGCATTCGAATTATTGAATGAAAAATCCGCTCACGTTCGAGAGGCGGCCGCGCTCGTTTTGAGTTTGCTGAACACTCCGAAGGCGATCCAAGGTTTGAAACCTCTGATCGAAAAAGAGAAGAACGACGATGTGCGCAACATCGCGTTGAAAGCGATGTTGAAATCGCCTGCGACGCTTACGATCCAGGAAGCGAAACAAAGAATCTCCGTTGCAAAAACATTAGGAAAACTGGATAAACCCTTGGCCAAGTGGCTGGACGAATCCAAACTTCCGCCGCTTTCTTGGAAAGATAAGAAGGCTTTGAGTGCGGAGGAAGTGCGTTATCTTTTTTACAGACAAAAAACGGTTTCAGCCGTCGAGATCGATCTCGAACTGCGGGACATTATAGAACACATCGACCGTGCCGGCTGTGAAAAATTTTCCCAAAGTCTGCTTGCGTTGATTCAAAAGAACGGAGGATTCAAAGCCCCTAACCGATTTGCGATCACCGTTCTGGGGATTTTCGGGACCGACTCGATCGTCCCCGCTCTCGAAACCGTGGCGAAAAAAGAAATGAATCTGAATGCTTGTTCTTGTCTCGGATTGATGCACACGATGACGGCAGCGGGTGCGTTGGATCGGATTTTGCAGACGTTCCGGACCAAATATCCGAACGTGCGCGAAGCGGCGGCGCAAGCTTTCGAGTCCATCGCGGAAAAGATGTCCTTAACCTCTTACGAGCTGCAGGATAAGATCATGCCCGATCTAGGGTTTACCGATCTGAGCAAAAAAATAAAGATTAGTAAAGTTGAATATATGCAAAGGATTTCTCCCGAACTCAAGTTCGTTTATCAAAATTCGGACGGAAAGGAAGTCAAAACCCCGAAAATGAACGAAGCCGAAAAAAAGCAGAATAAGGAACAAGCCGCGATTCTCAAGGATGCGGTGAAACAGTTCGGAATCAACCTGGAATATTATCTCGTCGTTCAGAGAAAGTGGGCTTGCGCGGATTGGAAGGATTTCTTTTTAAAAAATCCGATCGCAAACGCATACGCGCGGAATTTCATCTGGGTTCAAACTCTGAAACAAGGCGCAAAACGATTCTACGTTTCGGAAGCTCGAACCCTGGATCAAAACGATCGAACGTTTGAACTCGATCCGAACGCGAAGATTCATCTTTTGCATCCGCTTTCTCTCGATGAAGCGGAAAGAACTCTTTGGACTTCCAAACTCAAGGAAAAGAAGATCGACCCTCCGATCGTTCAGCTTGATCGGGAAACGCATTCCGTCGAGCCGGATGAAAAGAAGAAAACGATTTCCCGCAGATTCGAAGAAAAGTCGATGGTCGGAATTACGTTCAAAAATCGTGCGGAAAAATTCGGTTGGAGAAGGGGATCCGTCGTGGATGCGGGCGAAGTTTCTTCCTATCGAAAATTATTTCCGAACGAAAACGTGGAAGTCTATCTCAAGCTGCAGGGATTGAACGTGCAAAACTACGACTTTGAAGAGCCGGTCACCTTCAAAGAATTCTTTTTCGTTAAACACGGATCGATCGCGACGGGAAGTTACGTTTACGACGAACCGAGAAACGAAGAGGATCATCGATTGATTCCGTTCGAAGAAGTCGATCCGATCGTATATTCCGAAACCTTGTACGATTTGAATCGGATTCTGCAGTCTAAAAACGAAGAATGA
- a CDS encoding formylglycine-generating enzyme family protein, with product MKSKLRNILLLTAAFSVICIGCMCKLLADSSSCGGKEIAGMKCIPAGEFIRGSNTHDADEKPEEKVYVSDFYMDIYEVTNEELDKCKNAGKCQECLKTGKCNYIGPRYGKPYLGPKQPAAGISWYTAKEFCEWAGKRLPTEAEWEKAARGTNGNLYPWGNEPATCERAIIEVGDVKGCAAKKTDKPHLMPTANVGTRAPGVYGLYDMAGNSWEWTQDWYSPSFKACGEACRGKDPKGPCDGKEVCPGHTKKVLKSGSWWWPASYARGSKRRSHIPENFPEYHHFGFRCAKDANK from the coding sequence ATGAAATCGAAACTTCGGAACATTCTTCTTTTGACCGCCGCGTTTTCGGTCATCTGCATCGGATGTATGTGTAAACTTCTCGCGGATTCTTCCTCTTGCGGCGGCAAGGAAATCGCGGGTATGAAATGTATTCCTGCGGGAGAATTCATCCGCGGAAGCAACACGCACGACGCGGACGAAAAGCCGGAAGAGAAAGTGTATGTCAGCGACTTCTATATGGATATATACGAAGTCACGAACGAAGAACTCGACAAGTGTAAGAATGCGGGTAAATGCCAGGAATGTTTAAAGACCGGTAAATGCAATTACATCGGTCCGCGTTATGGTAAACCGTATTTAGGTCCCAAACAACCGGCCGCGGGAATCAGCTGGTACACCGCGAAGGAATTCTGCGAATGGGCGGGCAAACGTCTTCCCACCGAAGCGGAATGGGAAAAAGCGGCGAGAGGAACCAACGGAAATCTATATCCTTGGGGAAACGAACCCGCAACCTGCGAACGAGCGATCATAGAAGTCGGCGACGTCAAAGGCTGCGCCGCTAAAAAAACGGACAAGCCTCATCTCATGCCGACCGCCAACGTGGGAACGAGAGCGCCAGGTGTGTACGGACTCTATGACATGGCCGGAAATTCCTGGGAATGGACTCAAGATTGGTATTCTCCCTCCTTCAAAGCGTGCGGAGAAGCCTGCCGCGGAAAGGATCCGAAAGGACCTTGCGACGGAAAAGAAGTCTGTCCCGGTCATACGAAAAAGGTTTTAAAAAGCGGTTCTTGGTGGTGGCCCGCAAGTTACGCAAGAGGTTCCAAAAGAAGATCTCATATCCCCGAAAATTTTCCGGAATACCATCACTTCGGATTCCGCTGCGCAAAGGATGCAAACAAATAA
- a CDS encoding M14 family zinc carboxypeptidase: MKTRFVYTLRAVSIAFLGVFVSISCSGFFRKKIPNSPLNDQRKMLLVRIEPGRLGEFREKTGGRYSISYQESDSYFSVMSKEDVDRAGFSSPGITVVKQYFPFKYYSGNYQDLINERFNGLDDLKKGYKDNILNIHYLLGIANHYSKLARVQVIGKTARGREIPALILTNTNVPDKEKISVLFNCAHHANEVISIEHCYDIVYSVLSKPKEYDEILNKLKIWVVPIVNPDGARHFWHVSNLMGRKNGYPGAGPVNDKLNPGVDINRNYPFFWGKTGGGYSSPNPSNYFYRGPSPGSEPETKAMMDLANKERFAASISYHAYANCLLIPYSIDSLMNPEPDMAGELGRKIAASVASLNPEKEFEARKNIYPIDGVDQDYFYFAHGTLAYLLETTHLNPVYKEVEKVNLSLRESWNILLNEVLEGRKIFLKITDELGIPLEAKVEIDRVKYFQEEVRVSNPNNGFFFQLFPDRKETKIKVSKEGYEPVEIRSRPNRSWEPLKIVLRKSKA, translated from the coding sequence ATGAAAACGCGTTTTGTCTATACGCTCCGAGCCGTCTCGATCGCCTTTCTCGGCGTGTTCGTATCGATTTCCTGTTCCGGTTTTTTTCGAAAGAAGATTCCGAATTCTCCCTTAAACGATCAAAGAAAGATGCTGCTCGTTCGGATCGAACCCGGACGTCTGGGAGAGTTTCGGGAGAAAACCGGAGGAAGATATTCCATCAGTTATCAGGAATCCGATTCCTATTTTTCCGTGATGAGCAAAGAGGACGTGGATCGCGCCGGATTTTCATCGCCCGGAATCACCGTGGTCAAACAATACTTTCCGTTTAAATATTACTCTGGAAACTATCAGGATCTGATCAACGAACGATTCAACGGACTGGACGATTTAAAGAAGGGATATAAGGATAATATATTAAATATTCATTATCTACTCGGGATTGCGAATCATTATTCCAAACTGGCACGCGTGCAGGTGATCGGAAAAACCGCGAGAGGGAGGGAAATTCCCGCGCTGATTTTGACGAACACGAACGTTCCCGATAAGGAAAAGATCTCGGTTCTTTTCAACTGCGCGCATCACGCGAACGAAGTCATATCGATCGAACACTGCTACGATATCGTCTATTCCGTTCTTTCCAAACCGAAGGAATATGATGAAATTCTAAATAAGTTGAAGATCTGGGTCGTTCCGATCGTCAACCCGGACGGTGCCAGACATTTTTGGCACGTTTCCAATCTGATGGGAAGAAAGAACGGTTATCCGGGAGCCGGACCGGTAAACGACAAACTCAATCCGGGCGTGGATATCAATCGGAACTATCCGTTCTTCTGGGGAAAAACGGGAGGAGGGTATTCCTCTCCGAATCCTTCCAATTATTTTTACAGAGGGCCGTCGCCCGGCTCGGAGCCCGAAACGAAGGCGATGATGGATCTCGCCAACAAGGAACGTTTTGCGGCTTCCATCAGTTATCATGCGTATGCGAATTGTCTGTTGATTCCCTATTCCATCGATTCGTTGATGAATCCCGAACCGGATATGGCGGGAGAATTGGGAAGAAAAATCGCCGCTTCGGTCGCGAGCCTCAATCCGGAAAAGGAATTCGAAGCGAGAAAAAACATCTATCCGATCGATGGAGTGGATCAGGATTATTTCTACTTCGCGCACGGAACTCTCGCGTATCTTCTTGAAACCACTCATCTCAATCCGGTTTATAAGGAAGTGGAGAAGGTCAATCTTTCCCTGCGCGAATCCTGGAACATTTTGTTAAACGAAGTCCTCGAAGGAAGAAAGATCTTTTTGAAGATCACGGACGAACTCGGAATTCCTCTCGAAGCGAAGGTGGAAATCGATCGGGTGAAATACTTTCAGGAAGAAGTGCGCGTCTCCAATCCGAACAACGGGTTCTTCTTTCAGTTGTTCCCCGATCGCAAAGAAACCAAGATCAAAGTTTCGAAAGAAGGATATGAACCCGTGGAAATCCGTTCCCGTCCGAATCGAAGTTGGGAACCGCTCAAAATCGTATTGAGGAAGAGCAAAGCCTGA
- a CDS encoding DMT family transporter: MFNLKQFGNEAYLILCTLIWGGTFTMTIFGLRDTSPSIFLGLRFGIASLIFFPFAWKEFKNGKIWYPGAFLLGMFLYLGFACETVGLKTTTATKSSFLIGTLVVITPFLEAVFKRRMPAKGNLLGALVVFIGISLIFLGEVGREGSLQIASGDWITLGGALFFSLYIIQMDRMGSDTPIRVSVFYQSFVAGFFALLSVVVLDVSGIEEAKLNPSMRLIPGVLYNALLASVLTTFLQTKYQHHVSPTRVGIIFSLEPVFSSIIAYLLLGETSGPIRVTGCAIVFGGLILAELIGKDRE; this comes from the coding sequence ATGTTCAACCTGAAACAATTCGGAAACGAAGCGTATCTGATTCTCTGCACCTTGATCTGGGGCGGCACGTTTACGATGACGATCTTCGGGCTCAGAGACACTTCGCCTTCGATCTTCTTGGGTTTGCGTTTCGGAATCGCGAGTTTGATCTTTTTTCCGTTCGCATGGAAAGAATTTAAAAACGGAAAAATTTGGTATCCCGGCGCGTTTCTTCTCGGAATGTTTTTGTATCTCGGGTTCGCGTGTGAGACGGTCGGATTAAAAACTACAACCGCGACCAAGTCCTCTTTTTTAATCGGAACGTTAGTCGTCATTACTCCGTTTTTGGAGGCGGTCTTCAAACGAAGAATGCCCGCAAAGGGAAATCTTTTGGGAGCCTTGGTCGTTTTTATCGGAATCAGTCTTATTTTTTTGGGAGAAGTGGGAAGGGAAGGTTCGTTGCAGATTGCGAGCGGCGATTGGATCACCCTCGGCGGAGCGCTTTTCTTTTCGCTCTACATCATTCAGATGGATCGGATGGGCTCCGATACTCCGATTCGAGTTTCGGTCTTTTATCAATCGTTTGTGGCCGGTTTTTTCGCCCTCTTATCCGTGGTCGTTTTGGACGTAAGCGGAATCGAAGAGGCAAAATTGAATCCGAGTATGAGATTGATCCCGGGAGTTCTTTACAACGCGTTGTTGGCTTCGGTTCTCACGACGTTTCTGCAAACCAAGTATCAGCATCACGTTTCGCCCACGAGGGTCGGAATCATTTTTTCTCTCGAACCCGTTTTTTCTTCGATCATCGCCTATTTGTTATTAGGTGAAACTTCCGGACCGATCCGAGTTACCGGCTGTGCGATCGTATTCGGAGGTTTGATTTTGGCCGAATTGATCGGGAAGGATCGAGAGTAA
- a CDS encoding DUF1566 domain-containing protein: MNSLRVIAFQKYVFEIRHGLPLQRFNFSKYTNAILGIFVLCLLNCIHRPKKPEPPYAIFQQLLKPNVGPSDSSDNPSECPGPNLNFTPAAVTDTGQNQCWDATGTLVACAGTGQDGEFNNTPNVRSFSAPTQHCIYPNDYTTLDQIHGLTWKTCAQGRSGADCSAGVITPITWNNADAGAAGSCVELNTLNNGRGYAGKTDWRIPTIRELSSLIDSSAAVPHIDAAAFPNTISLVGYISNTTRVPLPGQVFQSEFALGMHATSVGKSVPRYLRCVSGNPIPAPSFVDNSFLPPPAVATDTIFDQNTGLLWQKCAAGLTGAGCAVGVASTITWTAALTYCDILNFAGRSDWRLPNASEMLSIVDYSAPMAPFIFGVFPNTPVAAISFWTSTTGSGVLLARVFGFYPAGSGQSLDALKGMGTTGYVRCVTNGP; encoded by the coding sequence ATGAATTCTTTGCGCGTAATTGCATTCCAAAAATATGTTTTTGAGATTCGGCATGGACTTCCCTTACAACGTTTCAATTTTTCTAAATATACGAATGCAATTCTTGGAATCTTTGTTCTATGTCTTTTGAATTGTATTCATCGGCCGAAAAAACCGGAACCCCCATACGCCATATTTCAACAGCTACTCAAACCCAACGTCGGCCCTTCAGACTCTTCGGACAATCCATCTGAATGTCCGGGACCTAATTTGAACTTCACACCGGCGGCGGTAACGGATACAGGACAAAACCAATGCTGGGATGCAACGGGAACCCTCGTGGCTTGTGCGGGCACCGGTCAGGATGGAGAATTCAACAACACACCTAATGTACGATCTTTTAGTGCGCCTACACAACACTGTATATATCCCAACGATTATACAACTCTGGATCAAATACACGGTTTAACTTGGAAAACCTGCGCTCAGGGACGGAGTGGAGCCGATTGTTCCGCAGGAGTGATCACTCCCATTACTTGGAACAACGCAGACGCGGGAGCTGCGGGAAGTTGTGTGGAACTCAATACTCTCAATAATGGTCGCGGCTACGCGGGAAAAACCGACTGGAGAATCCCCACCATCCGGGAACTTAGCTCTCTCATAGATAGTTCTGCGGCCGTCCCTCACATCGATGCGGCGGCGTTTCCGAATACAATTAGTTTAGTCGGATACATATCGAATACGACTCGAGTCCCTTTGCCGGGACAAGTGTTTCAGAGCGAATTTGCACTCGGAATGCATGCAACTAGCGTGGGTAAAAGCGTGCCTCGTTATTTGCGTTGTGTTTCGGGAAATCCGATTCCCGCGCCTTCCTTTGTGGACAATTCTTTTTTACCTCCTCCGGCGGTAGCAACAGATACCATTTTTGATCAGAATACCGGACTTCTTTGGCAAAAGTGCGCAGCTGGGCTTACAGGAGCAGGCTGTGCTGTAGGTGTCGCTAGCACAATCACTTGGACAGCAGCGCTCACCTATTGTGATATTCTTAACTTTGCGGGTCGCAGCGACTGGAGATTGCCAAATGCAAGCGAAATGCTCAGCATCGTTGATTATTCCGCGCCTATGGCTCCGTTTATATTTGGAGTCTTTCCTAATACTCCTGTGGCCGCAATTTCCTTTTGGACTTCCACAACCGGATCAGGAGTGTTGCTTGCCCGTGTATTCGGTTTTTACCCTGCAGGTTCCGGGCAATCGCTCGATGCACTCAAAGGAATGGGGACGACTGGATACGTTCGCTGCGTAACGAATGGACCTTAA